One Verrucomicrobiota bacterium genomic window, CGAACTCCAAAACCGCAGCACCTTAATACCCCGCGATTCCAGAAATGCATCCCGTTCCGCATCGGCAGCCTGGTTGTCGGCGGTGCCGTGTTGAAAACCATCCACCTCAATGTCTAACTTTGCCTCGTTGCAGAAAAAATCCAGAATGTGCGGTCTGACTGGATGCTGACGTCGAAATTTGTAGTCCGCAAAGCGATGACCACGCAGCCACGACCACATCAATCGCTCACCCCAAGACTCTTGCGTTCGCAAGTTGCGAGCGATGCGTGTTGTTTTCGGAGCTTGTTTCAACATCGGCGTTTCACGGTGTTGGCACGACTCTCCCTCTCCCTCACCCCCTCCCGGCCGGAGAGGTATGCGGTAAGGGAGAGCGTTCTCTACTATCTTCTCCGTTAGTCCATCATTCCACATAAATAAATTCGTTAAGTCCAAACATTGCCTGGCAAAAGTCGGCCAGCGCAAGTTCGTCGGCGTTTTCCTTCTTGTCCGCGCGGTAGGATTCGGCCTGTTGTTTGATGAACGCAACGGAGTCCGCCTGTTCACTCTTGTCCGGCTTGCGGCCCAACGCGATACGGTAACCCTCGAGGACAGCGTCGGCCAACGATTTTTCACACGCCGGTTTGAGCCGCCCAGCCAGCGCGCGCGCGTAATCGCGGACCTGCGGATTGTTCATGAACAACAGTGCCTGTGGCGCAATGGTCGTCGAGACGCGGTTGCCGACGCTGACCGATGGATCGGGCGCGTCGAACAATTGCAGAATCGGGATGAACTGGCTGCGCTTGATGAAGAAATAAATGCTTCGGCGTTTCATGGCCTGGTCGAGCGTGCCCGGTCCAAACATGCGGTCGTCCAGTTGGCCGCTGACCTTGAGCATCGAATCACGAATCGCTTCGGCTTCAAGTCGGCGACGGTCGCGGCACCAGAGCAGCTTGTTGTCGGGATCGATTTTGGTTCGCGCTTCGTCGCGGTCGAAGCTCTCCAGATAAACGGCGCTGGTCATGATCTGCTTGTGCATTCGCTTGACCTCCCAGCCATTATGTTTGAAATCGTTGGCCAGCCAGTCCAGCAGTTCGGGGTGCGTAGGCCGCGCGCCTTGGGTGCCAAAATCGCTCGGCGTGGCAACAATGCCGCTGCCGAAATGATGCTGCCAGAGACGATTGACAGCGACGCGCGCCAGCAAATCTCCGGCGCCGTAGTGAGAGTCCGTGATCCAATTGGCCAGCGCACGCCGCCGCCACGAGGTGCGAGAACCGGCGGGAGATGGCACCTCCCAATGCTTCTCACCTTCCGGCGCGTGATCGAGGATTTGCAGCACGCCGGGCGTCATTTCCTCTCCCTTCTGATGCGTGTCGCCGCGTTTCAGGAAATAGGTCTTGGGATAAAAATGCGGAAAGCCGCGGTCGTCGGCGTGATGCGGAATCGGTTTGAAGCCTTCGCTCGTGACCATGACTTTTTTGAGGTCAGGCTTCGGCTCGACCTGGAGATGTTCCTGCACGGCGGCGTCAAGTCTCTGCCAGTCGGGATCAAGTGTGCGATACCACTTCATTACCGTGGCCCGCTGATCGTCGCTTAACTTCACGGTGTCCCCTGCCCTTTCGAGTTGCGTAAATATCTCCACGACGCGCTGCGGTTTGGCGTCACCGGCCAATGCAATCGGTGGCGACGCGGTTGCGATGGACAGGCGCGGACGACCGATGCTGTGACGTTTGTTGCCGTTGAATTCGAGTGTGAACGTGAGCTTCGTGCCGCTGTCGAAGCTGATGGGCTTCTCGAATTCGAAAGACGCGGTGTGGTTTGTGCCGATTTGGGGATCAATCGCCCAGCCCGTTTTCTTATCGCCGTCGATGACTTTCGCGACTGCTAGAATCTCGCTCTGCTCAAACGTTGCCTTGGGATTGATCAACTTCAGTTCCACGGAATCGCCTTCGCCCGTGAGCGGCGCAGCGGTGACGCGCAAATCGGTAAGCTGAATGTTCCCATTGTCAGCGCGACCCGGTCCGCCTTTCGGGAACGATGGATCCGCCAACGCTTCGACGCGAGCGCCCGTAATGTTCGTGAGGCTCGTGTGAGCCGTGAAGGTGTAGGTGTCAGAGTCGGAATTTTTTCCGCTGGCTAGGACCGAGGCGTCGTCGAGTTTCGTCAGGGTAGCGCCGCCCTTGGATTTGAATTCGTCGGGATCGAGGATGATCCAAGCGGCCTTGGCGAGCTGTTCCTTCGGCGTTGATTTGAGCCATTGATCGAAACGGGCCGGCAATTGTCCCTGCTCGAATTGTTCTTTTGCAGCGGCGAGGGGCGCATGCGCCGCGTCGAACTTCGCTTTGGCCTCCTTGTATTTTGCCGGGTCGAAGTCGAGATCGATTTCGCTGCGGATGGTCGTCGTGAAGGTCGAGATGAATCGATAGTAATCTTTGGTGGGAATTGGGTCAAACTTGTGATCGTGACAGCGCGCGCAGCCGATGGTGAGGCCCAGCATGGCGGTGCCGGTGGTGGCGGCCATGTTGTCGAGTTCGTCGTAACGCGCCGGTTCGAACTCCGCCTCCGTCAACTGCGTCGGAAAAACGCCCGCACCGATGAAACCCGTCGCGGCCATTGCCCAGGCGTCGTCCGGCGCGAACTCATCGCCCGCCAGTTGCCACTTGATGAACTGGTCAAACGGCATGTCGTCGTTGAGCGCCTTAATGACAAAGTCGCGATACCAATACGCAAAGGGTCGATCATAATCCTGTTCGAACCCGTGGCTCTCGCCAAAGCGCGTGGTGTCCAGCCAATGACGCGCCCAACGCTCGCCGTAGTGGGGCGAGGTGAGGAGTTGATCGATCAATTTCGGGTACGCGTCGGATGACTTGTCGTTGACGAATGCATCAATCTCTTGCGGCGTCGGCGGGAGACCAATCAAATCAAAATAGACGCGGCGAATCAAAACGCGGCGATCAGCGGGCGGATTGGGGCGGATTTTTTTTTCTTCGAGTTTCGCGAGGATGAAATTATCAATCGGTGTGCGCACCCACGATCTGGCTTTGACCTTCGGCGGCTCGATTTGCTGCAACGGTTGAAAGGCCCAATGTTTGGCGGGATCGGCGACGGCCACCGCCTCCGGCCATTGTGCGCCCTGGTCAATCCAGTCGCGGATCAGCTTGATTTTGTCGGCAGACAACGGTTCGGCCTTTTGCGGCATGCGTTCCTCGTCGTCGGTCGAGATGAGCCGCTTTAGCAGCGGACTTTTCTGGCTGCTGCCCGGGACAATGGCCGCACCGTTCTCGCCGCCTTTCAGGGCGAGCGCTTTGATGTCGAGCCGCAAGCTGGCTTTTTTCTTTTCCGGGCCGTGACATTTGTAACAGGACTCCCTGAGAATGGGTTGGATTTCGTGAATGAAATCGACCTTCTTTTGCCCCGTGCTCGCGGCATTCGAACTGAACGGCCAGACGGCCAAAGTCAGCCAGAGCAATAAACCAGTTGTCGGAACAGCAATACTTCTCATCGGTAACGCCGTTAATTGATAACTTGTTTTGTTGCGCGGAGCAATCCCGCAGTTGGAATTCTTGGCCGCAGCTCAAACAAGCATTGATCGGTCTGGCACGCAAAGCCAAGCCGACTCGCGCAAGAGGGTGCGACTGGAAGTGGCGGTCAGTGAGCTTCTCCCTCTCCTCCACGCGAGTAGAGGAGAGGGCCGAGGATACTCACGACCTCGCGTGCCTAAAACGCGCCCGGCAAAAGCGGAGGCAATATCGCTCAATCGACGCTTACCTTGCCGACCGGAACGCGAAGCGTCGTGTATGAACTTCGGTAGTTTTGACTGGCGTGGTGGTAGTCCAGGCGTTCGTGGGCTTGGGGGAAGCGATCGCCGGTCAGATTCCAGCTCCAGCGTTGCGGTTCTTGTCCGGCCGCAGGGCATTGGGCGCCGTGTTCCCAAGCATCTTGCTTGTGAATTTTCCTTTGGTATTTACGATTCTCCATTGTTCGCTACCATTCGGACATGCAAAATTTCGACGTCGTTCGTGCCTTTGAAATGACCGCTTCATTTCGGCCGATGGTCCATCAAGCAAAACGCAACTTAAGGCTCAGGAGATAATCGTATGGAAGAAGCAAAGAAAACCATCATCAACTTTTTCGTCAACTACGGCAAGGATGTCGCCGGCGCGTTGATCATTCTGGCAGT contains:
- a CDS encoding endonuclease domain-containing protein, with amino-acid sequence MLKQAPKTTRIARNLRTQESWGERLMWSWLRGHRFADYKFRRQHPVRPHILDFFCNEAKLDIEVDGFQHGTADNQAADAERDAFLESRGIKVLRFWSSRLRKDEEVIRGTIWRTLQERAPCPMPNYCRPGLVGGTESRKS
- a CDS encoding PSD1 domain-containing protein gives rise to the protein MRSIAVPTTGLLLWLTLAVWPFSSNAASTGQKKVDFIHEIQPILRESCYKCHGPEKKKASLRLDIKALALKGGENGAAIVPGSSQKSPLLKRLISTDDEERMPQKAEPLSADKIKLIRDWIDQGAQWPEAVAVADPAKHWAFQPLQQIEPPKVKARSWVRTPIDNFILAKLEEKKIRPNPPADRRVLIRRVYFDLIGLPPTPQEIDAFVNDKSSDAYPKLIDQLLTSPHYGERWARHWLDTTRFGESHGFEQDYDRPFAYWYRDFVIKALNDDMPFDQFIKWQLAGDEFAPDDAWAMAATGFIGAGVFPTQLTEAEFEPARYDELDNMAATTGTAMLGLTIGCARCHDHKFDPIPTKDYYRFISTFTTTIRSEIDLDFDPAKYKEAKAKFDAAHAPLAAAKEQFEQGQLPARFDQWLKSTPKEQLAKAAWIILDPDEFKSKGGATLTKLDDASVLASGKNSDSDTYTFTAHTSLTNITGARVEALADPSFPKGGPGRADNGNIQLTDLRVTAAPLTGEGDSVELKLINPKATFEQSEILAVAKVIDGDKKTGWAIDPQIGTNHTASFEFEKPISFDSGTKLTFTLEFNGNKRHSIGRPRLSIATASPPIALAGDAKPQRVVEIFTQLERAGDTVKLSDDQRATVMKWYRTLDPDWQRLDAAVQEHLQVEPKPDLKKVMVTSEGFKPIPHHADDRGFPHFYPKTYFLKRGDTHQKGEEMTPGVLQILDHAPEGEKHWEVPSPAGSRTSWRRRALANWITDSHYGAGDLLARVAVNRLWQHHFGSGIVATPSDFGTQGARPTHPELLDWLANDFKHNGWEVKRMHKQIMTSAVYLESFDRDEARTKIDPDNKLLWCRDRRRLEAEAIRDSMLKVSGQLDDRMFGPGTLDQAMKRRSIYFFIKRSQFIPILQLFDAPDPSVSVGNRVSTTIAPQALLFMNNPQVRDYARALAGRLKPACEKSLADAVLEGYRIALGRKPDKSEQADSVAFIKQQAESYRADKKENADELALADFCQAMFGLNEFIYVE